Proteins encoded by one window of Montipora foliosa isolate CH-2021 unplaced genomic scaffold, ASM3666993v2 scaffold_288, whole genome shotgun sequence:
- the LOC137986736 gene encoding leucine-rich repeat-containing protein 74B-like produces the protein MFKTDRLDIRGLNLGALAVNTSFSTLNLSGNSIGDAGATSLSQALAVNTSLTTLHLSGNFIGDEGATSLSQDLAVSTSLTTFDLSCILIRAERASSLSQALAVNTCLTTLNLSWNAIGAKGATSLSWALAVNTSLTALVLSCNFIGAPCLILDSRIKLL, from the exons ATGtttaaaactgaccgactggacatCAGAGGGTTGAATCTAGGg gccctcgcagtaaacacctcctttagtactttgaatttgtctggcaactccattggtgatgcgggtgctacttcactttctcAAGCCCttgcagtaaacacctcccttactactttgcaTTTGTCTGGCAACTTCATTGGTGacgagggtgctacttcactttcccaggacCTCGCAGTAAGCACCTCTCTTACTACTTTTGATTTGTCTTGCATCTTGATTCGTGCTGAGCGTGCttcttcactttcccaggccctcgcagtaaacacctgccttactactttgaatttgtcttgGAACGCCATTGGTGCtaagggtgctacttcactttcttgggccctcgcagtaaacacttCCCTTACTGCGTTGGTTTTGTCTTGCAACTTTATTGGTGCTCCTTGCCTTATTTTAGACTCTCGCATCAAACTTCTGTGA